The nucleotide window TTCTCCGACACCCTGGAGGGCAACCTCGCCCTTGGGGTGGAAGGCGGCGACGGCAGCCGCGTGCGGGAGGCGGCGGAGACCGCGCGGCTGGCACCGGAGGTAGCCGGATTCCCGATGGGATACCAGACCGTGGTCGGGGAGCGCGGCGTCACCCTCTCGGGCGGCCAGAAGCAACGCGCGACGATCGCCAGGGCGCTGGCGCGTGACCCCGAGATCCTGATCCTGGACGACGCGCTCAGCAGCGTAGACACGCGCACCGAGGAGGAGATCCTCCATGCGCTGCGCCGGTTCATGGCGACGCGCACAAGTCTGATCATCTCGCACCGCATCTCGACGGTGCGCGGCGCCGACCTGATCGTGGTGCTGGGCGACGGGAGGATCGTCGAGCAGGGCACGCACGACGCGCTGCTGGCCTCCGGCGGGCTCTACGCCGACCTCTACCAGAAGCAGCTCCTGAAGGAGGCCCTGGAGGCCGACGAGGATTCGTCCCAATGAGCACCGCGTTCCACGAAGACGAGATCATCGGCGCGGCGTACGATGCGCGCCTGATGCGGCGGCTGTTGGGCTACGTGCGCCCGTACCGCGCCGCCGTCGTCCTGGCGGTTGTGCTGCTGCTGCTCACCTCCGCCGCCAGTCTGGTGGGTCCCTACATCGTGCGGATCGCCATTGACGATCACATCACGCCCGGACGGCTGGAAGGGCTCGGGGTGGTCATTCTCGCCTACCTGGTGGCGCTGACCGCCGCCTTCATCCTCCGATACGCCCAGACCTACATGATGGCGCGCGTCGGGCAGCACGCGATGTACGACCTGAGGATGGAGCTGCTCACCCACCTCCAGCGGCTCTCGGTCGGCTTCTACACGCGCCAGCCGGTCGGCCGACTGGTCACCCGCGTCACAAACGACATCGAGGCCCTCAACGAGATGATCACCCAGGGCGTCGTGGCCATCTTCGGCGACCTGGTGACGCTGGTGGGCATCGTCGCCATCCTGCTGTACCTCGACTGGCGCCTGGCGCTGGCCACCATGCTGGTGCTGCCGGCCATCATCCTCTTCACCGCGCGGTTCCGGGCGGTGGCGCGCGAGGCCTACCGCGCGATCCGGGTGCGCCTGGCCCGCATCAACGCCTTCCTCAACGAGCACATCATGGGAATGGGGATCGTCCAGCTCTTCGGCCGCGAGGCACGGGAACAGGCGCGTTTCGAGGAGCTGAACCGCGACCACCTGGCGGCCACCATGGTATCGCTTCGGTCGTTCGCGGTCTTCCACCCCGTGGTGGGCGCGATGAGCGCGGTGGCGGTGGCGATCATCATCGGCTACGGCGGCGCGCAGGCGCTGGCAGGAACGATCAGCGTGGGGCTGGTGGTGGCGTTCGTCCAGTACGCCCAGCGGTTTTTCGAACCGATCGAGGACCTGGCCGAGAAGTACAATATCCTGCAGGCAGCCATGGCCTCAGCTGAGCGGCTCTTCCGCCTGCTCGACGAGCCGGTCGAGGTGGAGGATCCACCGGCGCCGCTGCGCGTGGATCGCGTGCGGGGGGAGATCGAGTTTCGCAACGTCTGGTTCGCCTACGAGTCCCTCCCGGAGCATGACTGGGTGCTGCGGGACGTGTCGTTCCACATCCGGGCGGGCGAGAGCGTGGCGTTCGTGGGGCACACCGGCGCCGGTAAGTCCTCGATAATCAACCTGATCACGCGGTTCTACGACCCGCAGCAGGGATGCGTGCTGGTGGACGGCAGCGACGTCCGGGGGTGGGATCAGCGCGACCTGCGCCGGCACATCGGGCTGGTCCTCCAGGATGTCTTCTTGTTCGCCGGGACGATAGAAGATAACATCCGGCTGGGGACCTCCTCGATTACCTCAGAGCAGGTGCGACGCGCGGCCGAGTTCGTCAACGCCGCCCGGTTCATCGAGCGGATCCCAGGAGGGTATCAGGCCCAGGTGCAGGAAAGAGGCTCCACGCTCTCGGGCGGCCAGAAGCAGTTGATCGCGTTTGCCCGGGCGATCGCCCATAACCCGGAGGTCCTGCTGGTGCTCGACGAGGCGACCAGCAGCGTGGATACTGATACCGAGATCCTGATCCAGGACGCGTTGAGCCGCGTGATGCAGAACCGGACCTCGATTATCATCGCCCACCGGCTCTCGACGATCCAGCACGTGGACCGCATCCTGGTGATTCATAAGGGCCGCATCGCCGAGGAAGGCACGCACCGCGAGCTGCTATCGCGCGGTGGCATCTACACCAAGCTCTACCACTTGCAGTACAGAGACCAGGAGCTGCGACATGACGCCTGAAGTCAAACCGCTGTTGAAGAAGTTGCGCGAGACTGCGATCGAGGCATTGGAAGAGCGTCGCGGGCTGGTAGCCTACTCAAAGATGGATGCCTACGAGATGGACCGGCTGGCCCGCAAGGTCGAGCAGGAGGCGCTGGAACAGATCCGGTCCGCGCTGCCGGATGCCTCGGTCTTACTTGAGATCCAGCAGATCCAGGACCGGCTGCGGCAAATGGATGGGAAGCTGGCCGAGCTGGATGCGCGGGAGGAGATCTCGGACCGGTCGCGCCAGCTCGAGCGCGACGACATCATCTGGAGGGCGTTTGAAGAGGTGGTCGTCCTTCTGGGGATTGAGTAGGAACTACTTCCGGCGCCGGCCGCCGCGCTTCGCCTCGGTGTTGCGCTTCAGGTCGAGCAGCCGTTCCTCGCTTTCCTTCAAGAAGGCTTTCAGCTTGTCGTCGAACGAGGTGCGCGCCCGACCCCGCACCTGACGCTCCTCGGGCGAGAGCGCCTGCTTGACCGAAAGGTCGAGTTTGCCCTTGTCGTTGAGGCCGAGGATCTTGACCCTGACCTTCTCCCGTTCCTTCAGGTAGTCCTTGACGTCCTTGACATAGGTGTCGGCGATCTCGGAGATGTGCACCAGACCGCTCTTGCCTTCGGGGAGTTCAATGAAGGCACCATAGTTGGTGATCTTGACCACCGTGCCCTCGACGATGCTTCCTGTTTCCAAAGCCATGCTCTAACAGACACGCCCCTTTCTTTCCAAGATTCCGGCGCGCGATGGATTATACCCGCGCCCCGCCAGGAGTGTCAACGCGGCGAGGGCGTGGGACGGACCAGGATGATGGCGATCTCCCCCGGCCGGATGAGCCCCAACTGCTCCCTGGCCATCCGCTCTATGTACTCCGGTGTGTTCAGCAGCCGAATCTCCTCGCGGAGCTGCGCGATCTGCTTCCTTAGGGTGTCCCGCTCCTGGACCATGACCCCCAAGTCGCGCCGCACCTTGAACCCATCCCAGTAAGCCCCGCCGAACGCGGCCGCCACCGCCAGCAGCACGCCTGTGGCCACGAGCGGTCCGGCCCAGCGCGGGATTACGCGGCGGGGAATGCCCGGGGGCAGGATAGGGCGGCGCGCTTCTGCGTGTGCCATGACGTATGCTGTGACGAAGGGACGACTCCGGCAGGCTGCCCCACCTCGCGATTCGCGGGCGCGGCCCGGATTCCTGCTGGGGTCTCACAGCCCAAGAGTACGCACGAAGTCAATTGGCCGGACAATGGGGATTCCGGAGTAGGTCCCCAACCCGAGAAGATGCCGGTCTCCTGACACGATCAGATCGGCCCTTCCTGCAACCGCGCATTCAAGCACGCGATTGTCAGGCTCATCTTCAACCACGGTGAGCCTGACCGCGGGCCGCACGACGGTGGACCGGCGCGCGATCTGCTTCACGTACGCAGTGATGTCCCCCTCGGGGAGGCGGAACTTCTCGCGGAGGGCCCGCGCAAGCTCGACCAGGAGCGCAGGCGAAGTGATCAGCCTAAACTGACCCCGCAGCGCAGCACGGTAGACCAGTTCGGGCGGGCCTCCGAAGAGCGCCGAAATGAGCACGTTGGTATCAAGGACTGCTCGCAGCGGGTTCACCTCGCAGGCCTACCTCGTAACAGGCCTACCCCTGGTGGAGAATCCGGTCCACGTCATTCTCGGACTGGATTTCCAGGCCCGCCGCGCGCGTCTGCCGCCGGGCCGCCCGCTGGAGACCGGCGAACTGCCGTTCCTCGCGGACGATCTGGTACGCCTCCCACATGTCGCGCAGCAGCTCGCTCTTCGTCTTCTGCTCCGCCTGTGCGGTCTGCTCGATCGCACGGGCGATCTTAGGGGGAAGCGAGAAACCCATGACCCTGGTTGTACGGCCCATCCCAGCCACCTCGTTATAACTTAGTATAACTCAAGGCGGCTGGGTTGTGAAGGGCCTTCTGCCTACTTCCGCGCGCCCACCGGGAACGCAGCCCATCCCGCGTAGCGGGCCCGGTCGCCCAGCGCCTCCTCGATCCGCAGCAACTGGTTGTACTTGGCCACGCGCTCGCTGCGCGACGGCGCGCCGGTCTTGATCTGGCCGGCGCCGGTGGCCACGGCCAGGTCGGCGATCGTGGTGTCCTCGGTCTCGCCGGAGCGGTGGGAGATGATCGAGGCGTAGCCCGCCGCCCGCGCGATCCCAATCGTCTCGAGCGTCTCGGTCAGCGAGCCGATCTGGTTGAGCTTGACCAGGATCGCGTTGCCGACGCCCTCGGCGATGCCGCGGCGCAGCAACCGGGGATTCGTGACAAACAGGTCGTCGCCCACGATCTGCACCGTGCTGCCCAGCCGCTCGGTCAGCGCCTTCCAGTCGGGCCAGGCGTTCTCGTCCAGGCCGTCCTCGATCGAGACGATGGGATAGCGCTCGGCCA belongs to bacterium and includes:
- a CDS encoding putative toxin-antitoxin system toxin component, PIN family, with the translated sequence MNPLRAVLDTNVLISALFGGPPELVYRAALRGQFRLITSPALLVELARALREKFRLPEGDITAYVKQIARRSTVVRPAVRLTVVEDEPDNRVLECAVAGRADLIVSGDRHLLGLGTYSGIPIVRPIDFVRTLGL
- a CDS encoding septum formation initiator family protein gives rise to the protein MAHAEARRPILPPGIPRRVIPRWAGPLVATGVLLAVAAAFGGAYWDGFKVRRDLGVMVQERDTLRKQIAQLREEIRLLNTPEYIERMAREQLGLIRPGEIAIILVRPTPSPR
- a CDS encoding CopG family transcriptional regulator translates to MGRTTRVMGFSLPPKIARAIEQTAQAEQKTKSELLRDMWEAYQIVREERQFAGLQRAARRQTRAAGLEIQSENDVDRILHQG
- a CDS encoding S1 RNA-binding domain-containing protein → MALETGSIVEGTVVKITNYGAFIELPEGKSGLVHISEIADTYVKDVKDYLKEREKVRVKILGLNDKGKLDLSVKQALSPEERQVRGRARTSFDDKLKAFLKESEERLLDLKRNTEAKRGGRRRK
- a CDS encoding ABC transporter ATP-binding protein, with product MSTAFHEDEIIGAAYDARLMRRLLGYVRPYRAAVVLAVVLLLLTSAASLVGPYIVRIAIDDHITPGRLEGLGVVILAYLVALTAAFILRYAQTYMMARVGQHAMYDLRMELLTHLQRLSVGFYTRQPVGRLVTRVTNDIEALNEMITQGVVAIFGDLVTLVGIVAILLYLDWRLALATMLVLPAIILFTARFRAVAREAYRAIRVRLARINAFLNEHIMGMGIVQLFGREAREQARFEELNRDHLAATMVSLRSFAVFHPVVGAMSAVAVAIIIGYGGAQALAGTISVGLVVAFVQYAQRFFEPIEDLAEKYNILQAAMASAERLFRLLDEPVEVEDPPAPLRVDRVRGEIEFRNVWFAYESLPEHDWVLRDVSFHIRAGESVAFVGHTGAGKSSIINLITRFYDPQQGCVLVDGSDVRGWDQRDLRRHIGLVLQDVFLFAGTIEDNIRLGTSSITSEQVRRAAEFVNAARFIERIPGGYQAQVQERGSTLSGGQKQLIAFARAIAHNPEVLLVLDEATSSVDTDTEILIQDALSRVMQNRTSIIIAHRLSTIQHVDRILVIHKGRIAEEGTHRELLSRGGIYTKLYHLQYRDQELRHDA